A segment of the Actinomycetes bacterium genome:
GAGGCCGCCGCTCAGCACGGCGCCGACATCGTGCTCGCCAACGACCCCGACGCCGACCGGTGCGCGGTCGCGGTGCCCGACGGCGGCGGCTGGCGGATGCTGCGCGGCGACGAGGTGGGTGCCTTGCTCGCCGGCCATCTGGTACGTCGCGAGCCGACCCTGCAGGGCACCTTCGCGGAGTCCATCGTGTCGTCGTCCCTGCTCCGCCGGATCGCCGAGGCGCACGGCCTCGGCTACGCCGAGACGCTCACCGGCTTCAAGTGGATCTCCCGGGTCGACGGGCTGCGCTACGGCTACGAGGAGGCCCTCGGCTACTGCGTCGACCCGGCCGGGGTCCGGGACAAGGACGGGGTCTCCGCTGCCCTGCTCGTGGCCGAGCTGGCCGCGACGCTGAAGGTGGAGGGACGGACCCTCACCGACCTGCTCGACGACCTGGCCCGCGAGCACGGCCTGCACGCCACCGACCAGCTCTCGGTCCGGGTCGACGACCTCTCGCTGATCCAGGACGCGATGGCCCGGCTGCGCGCCACCCCGCCGCAGCGGCTGGGGGGCCGGGCGGTCCAGAGCGCCGAGGACCTGCTCGCCGGCAGCCCCGACCTGCCCCCGACCGACGGCCTGCGCTACCGGCTGGCCGACGACGAAACCGGCGGGGAGGGCCGGGTCGTGGTCCGGCCCTCGGGCACCGAGCCCAAGCTCAAGTGCTACCTCGAGGTCGTGGTCCCGGTCGCCGACGGCGACGTCGCAGCGGCGAGAGACCGGGCGGCGCACGACGTGGCCGCGATCTCGGCCGACCTCTCCGCCGCGCTCGAGCTGGGCTGACGGGAAGGGCGCCGGCGGCGGACGAGCACGCGACCGGCTCACCTCACCTGGTCACGACGCGGGGACAGGCTCCCGCCACATGGTCACGACCTCCGGGCCGTCGTCCGGCGTCGCGAACCGGTCCCGCACGACGAAGCCGTACCGCTCGTACAGCCGGATGTTCGCGACGTTGCTCGCCTCGAGGTACGCCGGCGCGCCGGCCCCGTCGACGAGACGCAGGTT
Coding sequences within it:
- a CDS encoding phospho-sugar mutase — its product is TPLHGVGRDVVLAAFDRAGFAAPTVVARQADPDPDFSTVSFPNPEEPGAIDLALEAAAQHGADIVLANDPDADRCAVAVPDGGGWRMLRGDEVGALLAGHLVRREPTLQGTFAESIVSSSLLRRIAEAHGLGYAETLTGFKWISRVDGLRYGYEEALGYCVDPAGVRDKDGVSAALLVAELAATLKVEGRTLTDLLDDLAREHGLHATDQLSVRVDDLSLIQDAMARLRATPPQRLGGRAVQSAEDLLAGSPDLPPTDGLRYRLADDETGGEGRVVVRPSGTEPKLKCYLEVVVPVADGDVAAARDRAAHDVAAISADLSAALELG